The stretch of DNA CTTTATAGCACTTATTAATCGAAATTTGACCCAGATATGGTTATGAAATTCCAAATCACAAATTCCAAATTCCAATTAGCAGATATGGTTATGAAATTCCAAATCACAAATTCCAAATTCCAATTAGTGAATTAGTGAATTAAGCGAGTTAGCGAATTAGTAAAATCTAATCTCTAATTCACTAATCTCTAATTCGCTTTTTGGTATGTGGAATTTGGTGCTTGGGATTTGGGATTTTTTACTTATCCACTCTGAGTAAAATTTTGATTAATAACTGCTATAGTAGTTAGTTATTGGTCACTTTTTAGTTTTTTCTCTAAGACAACCGGTAATTTTTCGAGTAAGTCAATTACCTGGTTTAGCGAATCAACTATCTGTTTTAATCGAGAAAAAAGGATAGTTGATAAAGAAAAAGCCCAGATAAAAAATAGTGTCCAGATAGCTAAGATGATATAAAACATATATTGTTCTTCCATAATTCAATTCCTCCTTATTCTTTTATTCCTTAGAATTCTGCAAAATTAGGAAACTGTAGTTTTTAAGCGGGTATTTAAAACCTCTATTTTTATCAATTTCCTCCAAAGAGCAAAATGCACAACTCATTTATAGTTTATAGTGTATAGTTTATGGTTTATAGTTTATAGTCTATAGTCCTTCAACTATAAACTATCAACTATAAACTATCAACTATCTACTACATTTCAGCGTTAAAATACTTAAAGCAAAGATATTACCAATTTGAAATTTGATTTGTAATTTTGCATTTTGATATTTGATATTTGATATTTATTTGTTGTCTCCCCCCAATCCTATTTTGCAGAACCCTATTTTATTCCTGCCTCCTTAAATCCTTTACTTCTTAAAACACAACTATCACACTTCCCACACGGTTTTTTCCCACCCTTGTAGCAAGACCAGGTGAGTTCAAAAGGCACCTTCAGTTTAATTCCCAGTTGGACAATTTCAGCCTTAGATTTGTCAATTAAAGGGGTAAGGATTTTTATCTTTGACCCCTCAACCCCTGTTTTAGTGGCTAATTGGGCTAAATTGTTAAATGTGCTATAATATTCAGGTCTGCAATCTGGATAGCCGCTATAATCTAAGGCATTCGCACCAATAAATATAGTTTTAACACCCATTGTCTCAGCATAGGATAAAGCAAAGGCAAGAAAGATAGTATTGCGTGCCGGGACATAGGTGGATGGGATTTCGGATTTCGGATTTCGGATTTCGAATTTCGAATTAGTCGGAATAGGTATTCTTTTATCAAGCAAGGAACTACCCAACCAGGGTAATTGGAATTTAATGATTTGGTATTCACAGCCTGTAATCACGGCTATTTTCCTGGCACATTGGACTTCTTTGCGGTGTCTTTGCTGGTAGTCAAAGATAAGGCAATGACACTTATATCCTTTATTTTTTGCCCAATAAAGTGTCGTAGTTGAATCCAATCCACCAGAAAGTAAAATAACTGCCTTTTTTGTCTGCATAATATTCCCATTTCGTAAGCGTTTGGGTAATCCTTTACCGCAGAGACGCAGAGAAACAGAGAGGAAAATATCTTTTTTTCGTGTTTCTCGGGACGGTTCCTTTTATCGTTTTTCCTATGATTTTTGTTGGAAATTAGAAATTGGGCTTTTGTCTCTCTCCCTAATTTCCAATTTCTAATTTCAATCCGCAATCTTTCAAACAAAAGTGAACCGTCCCGAAATTTCTGTCTCTGGTGAATAGATTTTAATTTTTTCTCTGCGTCTCTGCGTCTCTGCGGTGAATAGTTTTATTCCCACTCAATCGTTCCTGGTGGTTTAGAGGTAATGTCATAGACAACGCGGTTTATGCCCTTAACCTCATTAACAATTTTAGTCGCAATTTTATTTAGCAGGGAATGAGGTAGTTGTGCCCAATCTGCGGTCATAGCATCTTGCGAGGTGACCGCACGAACTGCAATCACATCCTCATAAGTTCGTTCATCTCCCATCACGCCTACTGTCTTAACCGGTAAAAATACAGCAAAACATTGCCAGAGTTTGTGATATAAATTAGCCTTTTTTATCTCCTGCTCAATTATCCAATCTGCCTCACGAAGGATATTTAATCTTTCCATAGTTATTTCGCCAATGATTCGCACGGCTAATCCTGGTCCTGGAAATGGATGTTGCCAGACAATTTCATCTGGTAAGCCTAATTCTTTAGCCAGAATTCGAACCTCATCCTTAAATAATTCTCTAAACGGCTCAATTAACTTCAGATGCATCTTTTCAGGCAGTCCACCAACATTATGATGTGTTTTAATCGTTGCCGAAGGACCTTTAGTTGAAACACTTTCAATTACATCTGGATAAAGAGTCCCCTGGGCTAAAAAATCCACATCACCTATTTTTTTTGCCTCTTCCTCAAATACCTTGATAAATTCGTTTCCAATAATCTTGCGTTTTAATTCCGGGTTGGTGACATCTTTAAGTTTTGTTAGAAATCTTTCGCTCGCATCGCAATAATCTAAATTGACATGGTAATAATCTCTAAAAGTCTTTATCACTCGTTGGGCTTCATATTTTCTTAGCAAACCATTATTGACAAATATGCAGGTCAATTGATTCCCAATTGCCTTATGAAGCAGAACAGCCACGGTTGATGAATCTACACCACCACTTAAGGCACAGATAATCTTTTTATTTTCTACCTTTTCTTTTATTTCCTTTATTTCATGGTCAATAAAT from bacterium encodes:
- the guaA gene encoding glutamine-hydrolyzing GMP synthase, with amino-acid sequence MIAILDFGSQYTQLIARRVREEHIYCKILPYNISAQELKQFKGIILSGGPASVYDKDAPLGKPKILQLRLPVLGICYGMQWLVQCLGGEVKSAKSREYGKAKLQIMSSSALFTELPASSQVWMSHGDKVEHLPEGFKVIGETANSPACAIANEERNIYGLQFHPEVVHTTYGMQIIKNFLFKICQLAPTWTMESFIDHEIKEIKEKVENKKIICALSGGVDSSTVAVLLHKAIGNQLTCIFVNNGLLRKYEAQRVIKTFRDYYHVNLDYCDASERFLTKLKDVTNPELKRKIIGNEFIKVFEEEAKKIGDVDFLAQGTLYPDVIESVSTKGPSATIKTHHNVGGLPEKMHLKLIEPFRELFKDEVRILAKELGLPDEIVWQHPFPGPGLAVRIIGEITMERLNILREADWIIEQEIKKANLYHKLWQCFAVFLPVKTVGVMGDERTYEDVIAVRAVTSQDAMTADWAQLPHSLLNKIATKIVNEVKGINRVVYDITSKPPGTIEWE
- the queC gene encoding 7-cyano-7-deazaguanine synthase QueC → MQTKKAVILLSGGLDSTTTLYWAKNKGYKCHCLIFDYQQRHRKEVQCARKIAVITGCEYQIIKFQLPWLGSSLLDKRIPIPTNSKFEIRNPKSEIPSTYVPARNTIFLAFALSYAETMGVKTIFIGANALDYSGYPDCRPEYYSTFNNLAQLATKTGVEGSKIKILTPLIDKSKAEIVQLGIKLKVPFELTWSCYKGGKKPCGKCDSCVLRSKGFKEAGIK